The stretch of DNA GCGTCGACCACGGCGAACGCCACCGCGGTCGCCGACGCCGTCGACCAGAAGCACGACGTCGTCCCGCCGGAGCACGTCGTCGGCGGCCCGGCCGAGCCCGACCACTTCGCCGCGGGACACGCCCGCCAGTACACGGACGTCGTCGCCGCGATCCGTGAGGGCCGCGACCCGGGGGTCACGGTCGACGACGCCCTCGTGTCGCTCGCCACCGTGCGCGGGCTCTACGTCAGCGCGACGCTCGGCCGGCCGGTCCGGATCGACGACGTCATCGAGGGGGAGTACGACGACGTCGAACCGGTCGTCGCTGCCCCGTCCACCGCCGCCGTCACCGAAGGGGCCAACCGATGAAGTTCTCCGTGTTCACCGCGTCCACCCCCGACTGGACCCCGTCACAGGCCGCGTCCACGCTGGCCGAGCAGGGCTGGGACGGCATCGAGTGGCGGATCGTCGACGACCGCACCGAGGACGGCTCGTCCGGCTTCTGGGCCGGCAACCGGTCGACCTGGCAGTACACCGGCATCGCGGACCGGGTCGGCGAGATCGCCCGCACCACCGAGGCAGCCGGTCTCGAGTACTCCGGCATCGGCGGGTACCAGCCGGTGTCCGACCACGAGGGCGTCGAGACGATGCTCCGCGTGACGAGCGAGCTGGGCGCCCGCCAGGTCCGCGTCACCATGCCCTGGTACCGGCGCGAGCGCGAGCGGACCGGAGCCACGTACGGTGAGCTCTTCGACCGCACGCGCGCCGACCTCGAGTGGGCAGCCGGACGCGCGGCCGACCTCGGCGTCAAGGCACTCGTCGAGCTGCACCACATGACGATCACCCCGTCGGCGTCCGCCGCACTCCGGCTGGTGGACGGCCTCGACCCCGAGCACGTCGGCGTCATCCACGACCTCGGCAACCTCGTGATCGAGGGGCAGGAGGACCACCTGGCCGCCTTCGAGCTCCTGGGGCCCTACCTCGCCCACGCGCACGTCAAGAACGCCCGCTGGGTCGACACCGGCGAGACCCGCGCCGACGGCAGCCGGATCTGGCGGAACGAGTGGGCACCGCTCCGTGACGGTCAAGCATCGGTGTCCGAGTACCTCGACGCCCTGCGGCAGCACGGCTACGACGGCTGGGTCACCATCGAGGACTTCTCCACCGACCTGCCGCTCGCCGAGCGCACCGCCGACAACCTGGCCTACCTGCGCTCGCTGGTCCCGGTGACGGCATGAGCCGTCGTCCCGGGATCGTGCACCTCGGCATCGGGGCGTTCGCGCGCGCCCACCTCGCCTGGTACACCCACCGCGTCGACGGCGAGACCTGGGGCATCACGGCCTTCACCGGTCGGTCTCCGTGGGCGGCCGCGGCCCTGTCGGCGCAGGACTGCCGGTACACGCTCGTGACCCGCGCGGCCGACGGCGACACCGCCGAGGTGGTCGACACGATCGTGGCGGCCCACCCCGGCAGCGACGACACGGCCTGGAGGCACCTGGTCGCGTCCCCGGGGACGACCGTCGTCACGCTGACGGTCACCGAGGCCGGCTACCGCGCCGACTCGGCCGTCCCGGCCCGGCTCGTCGACGGGCTCGCCGCCCGACGGGCCGCCGGTGGCGGCCGGATCGCCCTGGTGTCGCTCGACAACCTGACGCACAACGGCGCGGTCCTCCGCGATGCCGTGCTCGGGGCGACGGCGGACCCGGAGCTGGCGTCGTGGATCGCGTCGACGGTCGCGTTCCCGTCGTCGATGGTCGACCGGATCACCCCGGCGACGACGGACGACGACGTCGCAGCGCTCGCCGACCTGCCGGGGGCGTTGCCCGGTGATCGTGTACCCGTCGTCACCGAGCCCTTCGCCGAGTGGGTGCTCGAGGACACGTTCGACGGCGTCGAGCGTCCCGCGTGGGAGACCGCCGGCGTCCGGCTCGTGCCGGACGTCACCCCGTACGAGCAGCGGAAGCTCTGGCTGCTCAACGGGTCGCACTCGCTCCTGGCCTACCTCGGGCTGCTGCTCGGCCACGAGACCGTCGCATCGGCGATGGACGACCCCCGGTGCCGGAGCGCCGTCGAGCAGCTCTGGGACGAGGCCGCCGCCGAGCTCCCGCTGCCCGACGACGAGGTCGCCGCCGCCCGCGCCGCGCTCGTCGAGCGCTTCGCGAACCCGCGCATCCGGCACACCCTGCGCCAGATCGCCGCCGGCGGCTCGCAGAAGCTGCCCGTGCGCGTCGTCGACGTCCTGCGTCGGCGACTCGCCCGCGACCCGGGCGCCGGGGTCGGCCCGGGTGCCGCGACCCTGCTCGCCGCGTGGTGGCTGCACTGCACCACGCAGCCCGAGCTGGTGGACGACGCCGGAGGGCCCGGGCCAGACTCGGACGTGCACGACGTCCTGGGGGTCGTCGCACCCGACCTCGACACCACCCCCGTGGTGGCCGCCGTCACCGCGGCCGCCGAACGCATCCGCACCGCCGCGCAACCCGCACGCGGCACCGTCGACGAAGGAGTCCACGCATGACCGACACCGGCATCACGAAACCCGCCGCGCCCGTCCCCGGCGCGGCCGACGGCGGCGCGGCGACGGACCCGACCGCCGGACGCCCGGACACCTGGGCGTCGGCGGACCGCGGGCAGCTCATCGACCGGGCGGAGGTCGTCGTGACGAGCCCGGACCGGAACTTCGTGACGCTGAAGATCACCACCGTGGACGGGGTCACCGGCCTCGGCGACGCCACGCTGAACGGCCGTGAGCTCGCCGTCGCCGCGTACCTGTCCGAGCACGTCGTGCCGTTGCTCGCGGGCCGGGACGCCAGCCGCATCGAGGACGCCTGGCAGTTCCTCTACCGCTCGTCGTACTGGCGCCGCGGACCGGTCACGATGGCCGCGATCGCCGCCGTCGACATGGCCCTCTGGGACATCAAGGCCAAGGTCGCCGGGATGCCGCTGTACCAGCTGCTCGGCGGAGCGTCGCGCACCGGGCTCATGGCCTACGGGCACGCCTCCGGCAAGGAGCTGCCCGAGCTGTTCGACTCGATCCGCGAGCACCAGGCCGAGGGCTACCGGTCGATCCGCGTGCAGACCGGCGTCCCCGGACTCGAGAGCATCTACGGCATCGCGTCGAACAAGACCACCGAGGGCAACGCCGGCGTCCGGTACGACTTCGAGCCGGCGCAGCGCGGGGCGTTCCCGGCGATGGAGGACTGGGACACCCGCGCGTACCTGCGGCACGTGCCCACCGTGTTCGAGGCCGTCCGCAACGAGTTCGGCCCCGAGCTGCCGCTCCTGCACGACGGCCACCACCGGATGACCCCGCTGCAGGCAGCCAAGCTCGGCAAGAGCCTGGAGCCGTACGACCTGTTCTGGCTCGAGGACTGCACCCCCGCCGAGAACCAGGAGGCGCTGAAGCTCGTCCGGCAGCACACCACCACGCCGCTCGCGATCGGCGAGGTATTCAACACGATCTGGGACTTCAAGGACATCGTCCGCGACCAGCTCATCGACTACGTGCGCGGTGCCGTGACCCACATGGGCGGCGTCACCCCGCTGCGGAAGACGATGGACTACGCAGCGATGTACCAGATCAAGTCCGGCTTCCACGGGCCGACCGACATCTCCCCGGTCGGCCTCGCGGCCCAGATGCACCTCGGCATGGCGATCCACAACTTCGGCATCCAGGAGTACATGCAGCACGGGCCCCGGACGAACCAGGTGTTCCGGCAGACCTTCACCTTCGCGGACGGCTACCTGCACCCGGGCGACGAGCCGGGCCTCGGTGTGATGCTCGACGTCGACGAGGCGGGGAAGTACCCGTACGAGCAGGCGTACCTGCCGTTCAACCGCCTGGCCGACGGCACCGTCCACGACTGGTAGTCCCGCGCCCGGCCCGGTTCGTCCCGCGCCCGGCCCCGGCCCGAGCCACGGCCCGCGACGCCGAGCGGGCGAGATCCGTCACGGTCGCGCACCACAGTGACGGATGTCGCCCGCTCGACGGACGACGCGCGGCGTGTCGTGCCCGGTCGCGTGCGCTTCCGGCGAGAGCGGGGATGCGCCGGCGGGCATGCTGGGGGCGTGGAGTTCGCGGACGAGGCGAGGGAACTGCTCCTCGTCGCGCCCGCGGACTTCGTGCGGGAACGCACTGCGCGGCAGCGGTCGGTCCGGAAGGACGACCGCGCCCTCGCAACCCGCATCGGCGGCCTGCGCAAGCCCGCGCCCGCAGCCTGGGTGATCGACCTGCTCGCACACGACGGGTCGCTCGACGAGGCGGTCGAGCTCGGGCCCGCGATCCGGCAGGCACAGGCGGACGCGGACCCCGACGAGATCGGGCGACTGCGCCGCCAGCGGTCGGAGGTCGTCGCCGCGCTGGCCCAGGCCGGAGCCGATCTCGCGTCCGATGCCGGCCACCCGGTGACGCCGGCGGTGCTCGACCAGGTCCGCGCCACGATCGAGGCCGCGATGGCCGACCCGCACGCCGGTGCCGCCGTCCGCTCGGGGCTGCTCGTCCGACCGCTCGAGAGCGCAGGGTTCGACGCCGTCGACCTCGACGGAGCGCTCGCCGACCCCGATGCCGTACCGGACGCGTGGTCCGGCACGGACGCCGAACCGATCTCGATCACCAGCGCACGCCGATCGCGGAAGGGGCGCCGCGCCTCCAGGCCGCAGCCAGAGTCGGAGCAGGAGCCCGAGCCGGAGCCCGAGCCTCGCGTCGACCCGGCTGCCGAGCGCCGTGCCGCTCGCGAAGCGGAGGCCGCAGCGCGCGCCGAGTCACGCGACGCCGACGCGGCACTGGACACCGCGGAGCAGGACCTCGAGTCCGCCGAGGACCGCCGAGCCGACATCGAACGGCAGCTCGCCGAGGCCAGCGCCGAGGTCGAGCGGGCCGAACACGCTCGTGACCAGGCGGAGGAGGCGAGCGACCGCGCACGGGATCTCCTCCGCGCCGCACAGCGCCACCGCCGCGACGTCGGTCGCTGACGTCCGCAGGACTCATCCCCTCGGATGAAAGCCGGCGCCGTCGCTCGCAGCCGCGTCAGCGCCCGCCCTACGCTCGCCGACATGACCTCCTTCCTGCGACGCCGAGCCCGGCACCTGCTGCCCCCGGTCGTCGGCGCCGTGTACCTGGTGCTCTGGACCGTCGCCGAGGCCGGACGCTCCGACCTGACCGGTCACGTGCTCATCGTCGCCGCCTTCGCCGTCGCGATCGGCCTGGCGGAGTGGATGCCGGCGACGGCACTCGGCCTCGTGGTGGTCGTGCCGGTCCTGCAGACACTGCACCTGCTCGACCGGCCGCGGGCCTCGACGTGGCCGGAGTACCTGGCGATCGCGATCGTCGTCGGCGTGGTCGGGGCAGGGCGCTCGGGGCTGCTCCGCTGGCTCGCCGTCCCCGTGCTCGGTGTCGCGAGCATCGCCGCCGCCTGGGCGATGGCGGTGCCGACGGTCGCCGACCCCGACGTGTGGGGGAGCTGGACCGGGACGCACTCCGGGACGCGCAGCGACCTCGTGCTCCTGTCGCTGGCGATCGCCGGTGCGAGCGGGATCGCCTGGGCCGTCGGTGTCGCGATCGGAGCCGCGTGGCGCACCACCCTCGCCCGGACCCGCGTCGTCGCAGCCGAACGGGAGACCGAGGTCACGATCGCCGAACTCCGCGCGGAACAGGAACGCGCCAGGATCGCCCGCGACGTGCACGACTCGCTCGCGCACTCGCTCGCCGTGGTCGTCTCGCAGGCCCAGGGCGCGGCGGCGATCGCCGGCCCAGGCGCCCCGGCTGCCACGGCCCTTCGGGACATCGCCGACGTGAGCCGCAGCGCCCTCGGCGACGTGCGGGCGCTGGTCGAGCGGATCCAGGGCACGGGACCGGCGTCGGTGCACGGCCTCGCAGACGTCCCGGACCTGGTCGAGGACATGCGTGGAGTCGGCATGCGGGCGTCGTTCGAGCAGCACGGTGCGCCGACCAGCCTGGGCACGGCGACCGGGGGCGCGGTGCACCGCATCGTGCAGGAGAGCCTGACGAACGTCCTGAAGCACCAGGGCCGGACGGCCTCGGCCCGCGTCGTGCTCGACTGGCGCGGGCCCGGGCTCGGGATCGTCGTCACCTCGCGGGGCGACACGCCCCTCGTGCAGCTCGACGGCGCGGGTTCGGGCATCGAGGGCATGCGGGAGCGCGCGCGGCTCGCCGGAGGGTGGCTCCGCGCCGGTCGGGGTGACGACCCCGACGAGTTCGTCGTGACCGGCTGGGTGCCCACCGAGGACGCCCGGTGACCGCGATCCGCGTCGCCGTGGTCGACGACCAGCACCTCTTCGCCTCCGGCATGCGGATGCTCGTCGAGGCCCAGGACGACATGACCTGCGTCGGTACGGCCGCCGACGGCGCAGCCGCGCTCGAGCTCTGCGCGGACGAGGAACCCGACGTGCTGCTCCTGGACCTCCGCATGCCCGTGCTGAACGGCATCGAGACCACCGCACGCCTGGCCGATCGTGGCGGCGACCGACCGCGGGTCGTGGTGCTGACCACGATCCGCCGCGACGAGGCCGTGCTCGCAGCGCTCCGTGCGGGCGCGGCGGCGTTCCTGACGAAGGACGCGCTGCCCGAGGTCGTGCTCGCCACGATCCGCGACGTGCACGAGGGCCGCCCGGCACCGACCGAGACCGAGGCCCTCGACCTGCTCCGTGCCGACGGGACGCTCGTCGAGACGCCGCGTCCGGACGAGGTGCTCGACGTCCTCACCGCCCGTGAGCGCGAGGTGTTCCTGCTCGTGGCGAAGGGGCTCAGCAACCAGGAGATCGCGTCGACCGTCTTCCTCAGCGAGGCCACGGTCAAGACGCACGTCCGCGCGGTGCTGACGAAGCTCGGACTCCGGAACCGGATCCAGGTCGTCATCACCGCACACGAACGCGGCCTCGTCCGTGCCTAGGGGGAACACCATGCGCATCACGCAGCGCGCCGCGAAGTCCGGCGCCTTCGTCCTCGTCCTCGCCGGCCTCGGGGGAGCGGTCCTGCACAGCCTGCCCGAGCCCGCCGACCACGCGGTCCGACCGACCGTGGAGCGGGACACCGACACGTGGTCCATGCCGCTCGACGGGTACGTGCAGCCAGCGGTCGACGAGACGTCCTACGCCGAGGAGCTCGTCGCGGCGCCGTGCCTCGAACGGCTCGGCATCGACGGGACACCGCCGTGGGCGACCGTGGCGGGACTCCAGGCCGCGAGCGAGGCGGACGATCCGGCGGTCCGCGGCAACACCGCGCCGGCGCTCGCGACGACGAAGCCGCTGCTGCCCGCCCTGGCCGAGCACCGCGGGTACCACCCGACCTCGACCATCGGCGCGAACGGTGAGGCCAGGCGGTCCTGGGCGGGCTCGGCCGATCGGACGGCGGTGCTCGCGGCAGCGCCCGGGACGGCCGTCGACGGCTGCTGGCGTGCGGCCCGTCGGACCCTCGGCACGGACGGTCGCGGTGTCGAGCAGGCGACCGAGATCGCCGAGCGGCTCACCTTCCTCGCTGCCGTCGACGCCCGGCGGGACCCATCGGTCACGGCGACCACGGGCGCGTGGCACCGCTGCATGCGGTCCGCCGGTCTGGTCGACCTACCAGCGGCGCCGAGCGACCTACCGTCGCAGTCGATGCTCATGGACTTCGGTCTGAACTTCCGCGAGGGCGAGGTCACCACGGCCGAGATCGCCCTCGCGGAGCACGACCTGTCCTGCCAGGAGTCCTCCGGGTACCGTGCGGCGCTCTACGACGCGCAGTGGTCCCGACTGCTCCACGTCACCGCCACCGACGCCGCCGTGCTGGCCGCCGCCAGGCCCGACCAGGTCGCCGTGGCCGAGCGCGTCGATGCGACGATCGAGCGGCTGGCGCCGGAGGCGCCCGAGGGCGTCGACTGACGCGCCTCGCCGACAGACCCGCGGTCGTGGGCAGGTGGACCTGGGGGGACCGGCCCGCGACCGCGAGCAGGGACGGACGGGAGGCACGTGGCGGCATCGCCACGAGCCTCCCGTCCGTCGTCGGTCGCTGTGGCCGGTGCGACACGCCCGACCACCCCTGCTAGACTCACAAACCGACTTCGGCGAGGGCCGCGCTGCGCGCGGCCGTGATCGACGCGGTAGGGAGACCCGGCCCAGTCCTGGGAGCGTTCCTCACGCGTGCACGCGTTCGAGTTGCAACACCACAGACCCCCCGATGCCGGCACCCCGGCGTCGACCCCGACACCAGGAGGCACCATGGCCGACTACACCAAGCTCGCAGCGGAGACCCGCACCAAGTTCGGCAAGGGCGCTGCACGCAAGCTCCGCGCCGCCGACAAGATCCCCGCGGTCGTCTACGGCCACGGCACCGAGCCGCAGCACATCACCCTCCCGGGCCACGAGACGATGCTGCTCGTCCGTACCGCCAACGCGGTCGTCGACCTCGACATCGAGGGTGCGGCCCAGCTCGCCCTCGTCAAGGACGTCCAGCGTGACCCGGTGCGCCAGATCATCGAGCACATCGACCTCGTCGTCGTGCGTCGTGGCGAGAAGGTCACCGTCGACGTCCCCGTCGTCGTCGAGGGCGAGTCCTTCTCCGGCACGATCCACGTCCAGGACCTCGCGTCCGTCTCGCTCCTCGTCGAGGCGACGAACATCCCGGAGCACGTGACCGTCGACGTCGAGGGCCTCGAGGACGGCGCACAGGTCCTGGCCTCGCAGCTCGAGCTGCCGGCCGGTGCCGAGCTCGAGACCGACGGTGAGGCGCTCGTCGTCCAGATCGTCACCCCGCGTGCCACCGCCGACGACATCGCTGCCGACGAGGAGTCCGCCGAGGCGGGCGCCGAGGCCGGTGCCGAGGGCGAGGCCGCCGAGTCGACCGACGCCGACTCCGAGTAACACCCCACTCCGCGGAACGTCTGGCCGACGCTGATGACAGGAACGACCCTCGTGGTGGTCGGGCTCGGGAACCCCGGGCCCGGCTACGCGGGGAACCGTCACAACGTCGGCCAGATGGTCCTCGACGAACTCGCTGCCCGCATGGGCGCGACGTTCAAGAAGCACAAGACGCCGAACCAGGTCGCCGAGGGGCGCCTGGTGCCCGGCGGACCGAAGCTGGTCCTGGCGAAGCCGGGATCCTTCATGAACACCTCCGGTGGCCCGGTCTCGAGCGTGCTCGGGTTCTACAGTGCGACGCCGGAGGACCTGATCGTCGTGCACGACGAGCTCGACCTGCCGTACGACACCGTCCGCCTCAAGGGCAGCGGTGGGCACGGCGGCCACAACGGGCTCCGCGACATCATCAAGGCGACCGGCACGAACGAGTTCACCCGGGTACGGATCGGCATCGGCCGACCCCCGGGACGCCAGGACCCCGCCGACTTCGTGCTGCGTGACTTCTCGCCGACCGAGAAGAAGACGCTGCCGAACCTGCTCGCCGACGGCGCGGACGCCGTCGAGGCGATCGCGGAGCTCGGGCTCCTCGCCGCGCAGCAGCGCGTGCACGCCCCCTCCTGACCCGTCGAGCACGTCGCTCGGGCGCTCCGCCCTCGGCCTGGAGGCGCGCCCCGCGTCCGCCTCGTCGCTGTCCGGAAGACGTCCGGTCCCCGAACTGGGGGACTCTCACGTACCCCGGGCGTCGGTACGTTCGCCACGGGGTGACCATCCCCGACGACGAGGGGGACGACCGTGGGACGAGCAGCACACCGAGCACGACGGACGGGCGGACTCCGGACGACGGTCGCCGTCGTCCCCGCCGCGATCGTGGTGATCGCCGTGGGCCTCGGGTCGCTCCTCACGCAGGACGGCGCCGTCGCCGCGACCGAGACCTGGATGCCGACGGCCGCCGAGTCCTCCGCGCCGCCGGTCACGTCGACGTTCGGCGCGCCCAACGACGTGCACCACGAGGCCGACGGTGCGTTGCTCGTGGCCGACTTCTCGGCGAACGGCCTGCTGCGGCGGGCGGTCGACGGCCGGTGGAGCGTGGTCGCACCGTTCGGCACCGGACCGGGCGACGTGTGGAACCCGTCGGCGGTGACCACCACCGGTGACGGCCGGATCCTCGTGGCCGAGGCTGGGCGCCCGTCCGTCACGGTGCTCGACGCGGACGGCACCGTGCTCTCGCGCGCCGCTCCGCCGACACGACGTGCGGTGTCCGAGCTCGCCGTCGCCGGTTCGACCGTCTGGGCCGCGGTCCCGGGCAGCGGCACCCTGTTCACGACCGAGCTCGGGAGCGGGTCCTGGACGGCGGTGCCCGGCCCGTGGACGGACCCGAGCGGTGTCGCGCTGTCCGCTGACGGCCGGACGCTCACGGTGTCCGACGCCGGCGCCGACCAGGTGTGGCAGGTCGACCGCTCCTCGGGCGCGATCACGTCGCTCGGGTTCCCGGGCGATGCGCAGACCCGGCCCAGGGGAGTCGCCGTCGACGACGGGGACGTCTTCGTGGTGGACAACGGGCGCGGAGCCGTCTGGGCGCTGACCGGAGGTGCGTGGACGGAGGCCTTCTCGAACGCACCGGACGGCTCGCCGCTGGTCAACCCGACGGCGGTGTCGGTCGGGCCCGGGCGGAGCCTCGTCGTGTCGGACTACAACCGTCAGCGCATCGTGACGGCTGCGTCGTCGGGGCGCGCCGTGGTGGTCCCCGGCCCCACGCCGACGACCGCGGAGCCGACGGCCGGACCGACGGCCGAGCCGACGCCTGCGCCGACCGTCGAGCCGACGGACGAGCCGACGACTGAGCCGACGCCTGCGCCGACCGTCGAGCCGACGGCCGAGCCGACGGCCGAGCCGACGACTGAGCCGACGAGCGTGCCGACGAGCGAGCCGACGTCCGGGTCGACCGTCGAGCCGACAGCCGAACCGACCGTCGAGCCGACAGCCGAACCGACCGTCGAGCCGACAGCCGAACCGACCGTCGAGCCGACAGCCGAACCGACCGTCGAGCCGACGAGCGAGCCAACGGCCGAACCGACGAGCGAGCCAACGGCCGAACCGACGGCCGTGCCGACGAGCGGACCGACGGCCGAACCGACGAGCGAGCCGACGAGCCTGCCGACGGCTGCGCCGACGACGGTCCCGGGGCCGGAGGCGACCCCCTCGATGACGGTGGCGGCGCCGGGTGACGACACCGCGCCTCCCGGCCGACCGCTGACCGACGCACCGGTGACCGACGCGCCGCTGTCCGACGCTCCGGCCGCGGGGCGGCAGGCAACCCTTGCCTGGACCGGTGCCGGCCCGGTCCTGCCCGCGCTCCTCGCCGCCGCGGCCCTCGTGGCGGGCGGTCTGCTCCTCGCCCGTCGTGCGCGTCGTCGCCGGAGCTGACCCGTGTTCGCCACCCGCGCACGCCGGGGCGGGTGTCGGACGCCGCCGGTACCATCGTCTGAGTGACGATCTCGGGCATCATCCCTGCGCTCTCGCGCGCCTCCGCGTTCGATCGCGTCCTCCGCGCTGCCGGGCGTGACGCGGACTTTTCCGTCGTCGACGGCCTGCGCGTCCCGCTGCTCGGTG from Curtobacterium sp. SGAir0471 encodes:
- a CDS encoding mannitol dehydrogenase family protein; protein product: MSRRPGIVHLGIGAFARAHLAWYTHRVDGETWGITAFTGRSPWAAAALSAQDCRYTLVTRAADGDTAEVVDTIVAAHPGSDDTAWRHLVASPGTTVVTLTVTEAGYRADSAVPARLVDGLAARRAAGGGRIALVSLDNLTHNGAVLRDAVLGATADPELASWIASTVAFPSSMVDRITPATTDDDVAALADLPGALPGDRVPVVTEPFAEWVLEDTFDGVERPAWETAGVRLVPDVTPYEQRKLWLLNGSHSLLAYLGLLLGHETVASAMDDPRCRSAVEQLWDEAAAELPLPDDEVAAARAALVERFANPRIRHTLRQIAAGGSQKLPVRVVDVLRRRLARDPGAGVGPGAATLLAAWWLHCTTQPELVDDAGGPGPDSDVHDVLGVVAPDLDTTPVVAAVTAAAERIRTAAQPARGTVDEGVHA
- a CDS encoding 50S ribosomal protein L25/general stress protein Ctc is translated as MADYTKLAAETRTKFGKGAARKLRAADKIPAVVYGHGTEPQHITLPGHETMLLVRTANAVVDLDIEGAAQLALVKDVQRDPVRQIIEHIDLVVVRRGEKVTVDVPVVVEGESFSGTIHVQDLASVSLLVEATNIPEHVTVDVEGLEDGAQVLASQLELPAGAELETDGEALVVQIVTPRATADDIAADEESAEAGAEAGAEGEAAESTDADSE
- a CDS encoding sensor histidine kinase, coding for MTSFLRRRARHLLPPVVGAVYLVLWTVAEAGRSDLTGHVLIVAAFAVAIGLAEWMPATALGLVVVVPVLQTLHLLDRPRASTWPEYLAIAIVVGVVGAGRSGLLRWLAVPVLGVASIAAAWAMAVPTVADPDVWGSWTGTHSGTRSDLVLLSLAIAGASGIAWAVGVAIGAAWRTTLARTRVVAAERETEVTIAELRAEQERARIARDVHDSLAHSLAVVVSQAQGAAAIAGPGAPAATALRDIADVSRSALGDVRALVERIQGTGPASVHGLADVPDLVEDMRGVGMRASFEQHGAPTSLGTATGGAVHRIVQESLTNVLKHQGRTASARVVLDWRGPGLGIVVTSRGDTPLVQLDGAGSGIEGMRERARLAGGWLRAGRGDDPDEFVVTGWVPTEDAR
- a CDS encoding sugar phosphate isomerase/epimerase family protein, translating into MKFSVFTASTPDWTPSQAASTLAEQGWDGIEWRIVDDRTEDGSSGFWAGNRSTWQYTGIADRVGEIARTTEAAGLEYSGIGGYQPVSDHEGVETMLRVTSELGARQVRVTMPWYRRERERTGATYGELFDRTRADLEWAAGRAADLGVKALVELHHMTITPSASAALRLVDGLDPEHVGVIHDLGNLVIEGQEDHLAAFELLGPYLAHAHVKNARWVDTGETRADGSRIWRNEWAPLRDGQASVSEYLDALRQHGYDGWVTIEDFSTDLPLAERTADNLAYLRSLVPVTA
- a CDS encoding glycine zipper domain-containing protein — protein: MANTGQLRRRRARRARSRPPATRAAAARSAGRTGPAPVQARVACRPAAGASDSGASVTGASVSGRPGGAVSSPGAATVIEGVASGPGTVVGAAVGRLVGSLVGSAVGPLVGTAVGSAVGSLVGSAVGSLVGSTVGSAVGSTVGSAVGSTVGSAVGSTVGSAVGSTVDPDVGSLVGTLVGSVVGSAVGSAVGSTVGAGVGSVVGSSVGSTVGAGVGSAVGPAVGSAVVGVGPGTTTARPDDAAVTMR
- the pth gene encoding aminoacyl-tRNA hydrolase, with the protein product MTGTTLVVVGLGNPGPGYAGNRHNVGQMVLDELAARMGATFKKHKTPNQVAEGRLVPGGPKLVLAKPGSFMNTSGGPVSSVLGFYSATPEDLIVVHDELDLPYDTVRLKGSGGHGGHNGLRDIIKATGTNEFTRVRIGIGRPPGRQDPADFVLRDFSPTEKKTLPNLLADGADAVEAIAELGLLAAQQRVHAPS
- a CDS encoding response regulator transcription factor, translated to MTAIRVAVVDDQHLFASGMRMLVEAQDDMTCVGTAADGAAALELCADEEPDVLLLDLRMPVLNGIETTARLADRGGDRPRVVVLTTIRRDEAVLAALRAGAAAFLTKDALPEVVLATIRDVHEGRPAPTETEALDLLRADGTLVETPRPDEVLDVLTAREREVFLLVAKGLSNQEIASTVFLSEATVKTHVRAVLTKLGLRNRIQVVITAHERGLVRA
- the manD gene encoding D-mannonate dehydratase ManD; this translates as MTDTGITKPAAPVPGAADGGAATDPTAGRPDTWASADRGQLIDRAEVVVTSPDRNFVTLKITTVDGVTGLGDATLNGRELAVAAYLSEHVVPLLAGRDASRIEDAWQFLYRSSYWRRGPVTMAAIAAVDMALWDIKAKVAGMPLYQLLGGASRTGLMAYGHASGKELPELFDSIREHQAEGYRSIRVQTGVPGLESIYGIASNKTTEGNAGVRYDFEPAQRGAFPAMEDWDTRAYLRHVPTVFEAVRNEFGPELPLLHDGHHRMTPLQAAKLGKSLEPYDLFWLEDCTPAENQEALKLVRQHTTTPLAIGEVFNTIWDFKDIVRDQLIDYVRGAVTHMGGVTPLRKTMDYAAMYQIKSGFHGPTDISPVGLAAQMHLGMAIHNFGIQEYMQHGPRTNQVFRQTFTFADGYLHPGDEPGLGVMLDVDEAGKYPYEQAYLPFNRLADGTVHDW